One Nonomuraea angiospora DNA segment encodes these proteins:
- a CDS encoding cysteine dioxygenase family protein → MNRLQTFIDNVALVVRSTGDEHEIDEHEITARVGELLSALLAEGYRLPPELTRASSTRHLTYPMHIAPDESWSMASVVWDLGQRTNVHSHETWGVVGIYAGVEHEIRYLKPTSSTPSGPLTPAGGARWTPGQVTVCCTTDDDVHAVAAVGGEPTIGIHVYGGNIGTTKRREYDPETGEVRWFVSGWDKP, encoded by the coding sequence ATGAACCGCCTCCAGACGTTCATCGACAACGTCGCACTCGTGGTGCGGAGCACCGGCGACGAGCACGAGATCGACGAGCACGAGATCACGGCGCGGGTCGGCGAGCTGCTGTCGGCCCTCCTGGCCGAGGGGTACCGGTTGCCGCCGGAGCTGACGCGGGCGTCGTCCACGCGTCACCTGACGTACCCGATGCACATCGCCCCCGACGAGAGCTGGTCGATGGCGTCCGTGGTCTGGGACTTGGGCCAGCGGACCAACGTGCACTCGCACGAGACGTGGGGTGTCGTCGGCATCTACGCCGGGGTCGAACACGAGATCCGCTACCTCAAGCCGACCTCGTCCACCCCGAGCGGGCCGCTGACGCCGGCGGGCGGCGCGCGGTGGACGCCGGGGCAGGTGACCGTCTGCTGCACCACCGACGACGACGTCCACGCCGTCGCGGCCGTCGGCGGCGAGCCCACCATCGGGATCCACGTGTACGGCGGTAACATCGGCACGACCAAACGGCGGGAGTACGACCCCGAGACGGGCGAAGTGCGCTGGTTCGTCTCCGGCTGGGACAAGCCTTAG